A single region of the Austwickia chelonae genome encodes:
- a CDS encoding sensor histidine kinase has translation MSLTCATFKARLRIFFAIDDDWQRPPPGPRQRRNDRWIAVAVWAFAAFGMELVRSWWYPDFVSDPRWLQHLLIAAGTLPLIWRRSYPLLTMGYLQLHMFLCAITVTSVMATFPMQCVYIFALCSGLAWARSRRAAMGLSVAVLVLMFGSLTWQFAVGTAFQQLLPWEQRTPRPDGLFSDVAAYTIYTFLVNIVYFGSGILGGQAAWHRARGHAQLEAQAALIAAQADELADRKVVEERLRIARELHDVVAHHVSVMGVQAAAARRVMGRDPASAEAALGQIEVSSRQAVGEMRGLLGTLRRADTDRRKRGLDENAAEALGAADPGTGHRAPQPGVEQIAELVHASCTPGFSVTYQVVDDGKGTLDQVPMPIGLSLYRTVQEALANVRRHSTSPSATVVLRVGDDSGRRYVEAEILDQGRPRGGTSGSGLGLLGMRERVASHGGTSEIGPRATGGYRVRVRLPLNIVPRAQAPGPPPSPPAGASTPPTHPQGAPVRNHERTT, from the coding sequence ATGTCCTTGACCTGCGCCACGTTCAAGGCACGACTCCGCATTTTCTTCGCGATCGATGACGATTGGCAGCGTCCACCTCCAGGTCCCCGTCAGCGCCGCAATGACCGGTGGATCGCAGTGGCGGTGTGGGCTTTCGCGGCCTTCGGCATGGAGCTGGTCCGGAGCTGGTGGTACCCGGATTTCGTCTCCGATCCACGTTGGCTACAACATCTGCTGATCGCGGCAGGCACTCTGCCACTGATCTGGCGACGTTCCTACCCACTGCTGACCATGGGCTATCTGCAATTGCACATGTTTCTCTGCGCCATCACCGTGACTTCGGTGATGGCGACCTTCCCGATGCAGTGCGTTTATATCTTCGCTCTGTGTAGCGGCCTGGCTTGGGCACGCTCTCGTAGGGCAGCTATGGGGCTGTCCGTAGCGGTACTCGTCCTGATGTTCGGGTCGCTCACCTGGCAGTTCGCTGTTGGAACGGCCTTTCAGCAACTACTTCCCTGGGAACAGCGGACCCCACGTCCAGACGGCTTGTTCTCCGATGTGGCGGCCTACACCATCTACACCTTCCTCGTGAATATCGTCTATTTCGGCAGCGGCATCCTGGGTGGTCAGGCTGCTTGGCATCGGGCTCGGGGTCATGCCCAGTTGGAAGCGCAGGCTGCGTTGATCGCTGCTCAGGCCGATGAGCTCGCCGACCGTAAGGTCGTGGAGGAGCGGCTTCGTATCGCCCGGGAATTGCACGATGTCGTCGCCCATCACGTGTCGGTGATGGGGGTGCAGGCGGCTGCGGCCCGCCGGGTGATGGGCCGGGATCCGGCGTCGGCGGAGGCCGCTTTAGGTCAGATCGAGGTGTCTTCCCGGCAGGCGGTCGGTGAGATGCGTGGCCTGTTGGGCACGCTGCGTCGCGCCGACACCGACCGGCGGAAGCGGGGGCTTGACGAGAACGCCGCCGAGGCGCTGGGCGCGGCAGATCCAGGCACCGGGCACCGGGCTCCTCAGCCGGGGGTGGAACAGATCGCCGAGCTCGTCCACGCCTCGTGTACGCCGGGTTTCTCGGTGACCTATCAGGTCGTCGACGACGGCAAGGGCACCCTCGATCAGGTTCCGATGCCGATCGGGTTGTCGCTGTACCGCACCGTCCAGGAGGCGTTGGCGAATGTCCGTCGGCATTCGACGTCACCGTCGGCGACCGTGGTCCTCCGAGTCGGTGACGACAGCGGGCGTCGATATGTGGAGGCGGAGATCCTCGACCAGGGGCGTCCGCGCGGGGGAACGTCCGGCAGCGGGCTCGGGCTGCTCGGTATGCGGGAGCGGGTCGCCTCCCACGGCGGCACCTCGGAGATCGGGCCGCGAGCGACCGGCGGCTACCGGGTGCGGGTCCGACTTCCGCTGAACATCGTTCCCCGAGCGCAGGCCCCAGGTCCGCCGCCGAGCCCGCCCGCCGGGGCCTCGACACCGCCGACCCACCCGCAAGGCGCCCCCGTACGAAACCACGAGAGGACGACATGA